CAGATCAtccagacaaaaaataaataaataaactagaaagagtggctttgaatgactTATTTGACTAAATGGGACTAAGATATTCAGAACATTATATCCCAATGCAGCAGaagacattcttttcaagttcacAGGGGACATTATCTTGAATAGATCTCATTTAGGCTCATAACAAACAAgacttaacaaattaaaaaagtgaaatcatattataCAACTTTTTGGTCACAGTCGTATAAAGTTGAAATACTCACAAgttaaaatctagaaagaacacaCATACACGAAGCAAAGAATTCTACTCCTAAACATTAAATAGGTCAAACAAATAATCAAACGGGAAATCAAAATATTCATGGAGACAGATGAAAATGTTAAGGTGATAATATCTAAAAGATGTAAAGAATATACATAACTCACCACCACAAAGACtaaaaatcttacttaaaaaatggacagagaacctgaatagtcatttttctaagaagacagagaaataacaagtcaacacatgaaaagatgttcaacgtcactcatcatcagggaaatcaaaatcaaaatcacagtgggatgtcacttcacaccagtcagaaagtctaaaataaaaaaaaaaaaaaaaaagaaataaagagtgttggcaaggatgggaaTAAACTGTACCCTCATACCctctggtgggaatataaactggtgcggccactgtAGAAATaaggatggaggttcctcaaaaatagaaaatagaaaaatagaattgccatatgatccagtaattccactattatttatccaaatatatttttgcaacaacatgaatggattgAGTCAGTCTAAACATAAGTGAAATTCAGACAGactaagacaaataccatatgaattcACTACTATCTATGTAGATTTCAGAAAgaagacaaatgagcaaagaaaaaaggtcacaaacaaaaaaactcagattcttaaaatatggagaataaaatggtggttaccagagggaaggtgggcagtTAGGATAAAAGGGTGAATGTAATTGAGAGAACACCTGTCGTGTTGAGCACcgataatgtatagaattgttcaaTCAAAAATATGTGCATGTTTTGTAGGTAAATTATAACTTACACGgctctattttttaataatttatttattcattagagacacatagtgaaagaggcagagatacaggaagaaggagaagcaggtccttacagggagccagatgtgggagaCAAtctggcaccctgggatcacgtcctgagccagaggagatgctcaaccactgaagcagGAAGGCATTCCTCCTTaagttgctttaaaaacaaaaaaaaatcagtaaaagcattttcatttccaattttctatcttttctttacatttgacTGAATAACTTCAAAGCattatagaaattatagaaatccTAATTAGTGGTTGTCACTGTAATTATATTTTACCAGTATTATTAagattgaaaataattattatatatctaCAGTATCATTTTCCTATCATTACAGATAGGAAAATGGGAGAAGTTAAAaaacttgctcaaagtcatagagacatttattatgaaaataaaactcaatcATATCACATGTGTTGGAAAATGTAGCTGGGCTCAGAGGTTCATGTGCTGTTAGAAAAGATTTCACTTAAAGAGAAAAGTCTTTGGGAACTTTTATTAGTCTCTGCTTCATTGTGACTTGAAAGGCATACTTTCTCCTTAGACCAGGGACACCAGTGGAGCAGTTGGTAACTGAAATGTGATTGGTCCCTTTGGGAGTCTAGGAAGAGAGAAGGACTCTGTGGACAGGATCTGTCAGGTGATAGCCTGTCTGGGATTACTTGGCACCGTGGTTTGCATTGATCCAGGAGTGACTGAGCAGTAGTTTGTAGATCATATCCTCTGGGGTTGGGTGGGAAGGGCACAGCCCTTATTCCTCCAAAGGCTGGGTATTTGTGAACTTCTGTGAAATCTCTATATATCTattggaggaggaagaaatgttTAATCCATACGCTCTGCAAAGGAATTGTTTTTGGGCATAGAGCTGCCTTTAGAGATTTTTCTATCATAGGATTGTGGGAATAATTCCTTTATATTCTAGAAAGTTCTAACAGTAGAAATAAGAAATTTTCTGCTGATATTACAGACCTCATTGAAGACTCTAACCCAAGCCTCTAGGAAAGATTGGCTACCTGTGGTGTATCTTCTCTCCACATAGATCCTGCAGTGGAAAGCTGAGTAGAAGTATTCGAAGTACAGATTACATGTTGCAAACACACTGCACATGATTCATCTTCAAGATAAATCAGATTTGCAAGAGAAAAAACTATGGGCTCTCTATTGGATCTCATCTCCTTCTGTACAAGAAATATGGTAAGTTTAAAAACCcacataaattacttttttttttttttagtaaactacATTCATTCTCTTGATTCCCATTCAGTACTGAAGTTTCTGATAGTTGCCATTATGTAATTCTTTCAATCTTTGAGAAGCATGACGTGCCAGGAAGCTTATTTCTCTCAGTAATGAGAAGATTCTGATGTGTCAGAGTTTCTGCCTTTCACTGTCCTCGATGCAGCACTGTCTCAGGactaattcttctctttttttttttttaattttttttttatttatttatgatagtcacagagagagagagagagaggggcgcagagacacaggcagagggagaagcaggctccatgcaccgggagcccgatgtgggattcgatcccgggtctccaggatcgcgccctgggccaaaggcaggcgccaaaccgctgcgccacccagggatcccccaggactAATTCTTATTGAATGAGGGGTACATTGAAGGATGTAGAGGTATAGTATCCTACACAGGTGGATTTCTTACTTGCAAAGCTTAAGGTCAGGAAAAGGAAAGGCTGTATACTGACCACCGTAATCAGTATTCATAGAAAGTGATGTTATCATGATTCTATGGCACTATGATACTCCTTGTTCTGATATTAATGACTGTAATGTTGGCTGCCCAAACCCACTAATACCCaagaattacattttctttctggtgTTGGATTGAGAGATGATCTACAGAgtggagaaatgagaagaaaactcTAGTGAAATCCTAGGGTGAAGCGCTCCTTTGTCCCTAGCAAAATTCTTTGCTCAGCCTTGCACTGTGTCTTTacatttaagtataaatataaatgctgatctctcttttctttttttttctgactcatcAGGATTTTCCATCCATTTGCTAGTTAGGACATGTACTGGATGTGTCCATGGCTTTGCTCCTTACCTATGTATGGTTTCTGGCTTTATGCTGGTTCCACTCGAGTGGCTGGGGTCTGATGCTTCTCATGGCAGTAGTGAGTGGAGTGTCCAAGTAGGAGAGGTTTCCATGGAGCACAAGGGCTAGCGTTCTGATACCGGTTTTTTTTTTGACTGCTCTCCAGTAAATTGCCTGCCAGCCTATCCTGAATTAcccaaaatagaacaaaatgaaCTTGCTTTATGGAACataaaatcaaatgaacaaagaaattaaaaccaaaatgaagaagGCTATAATTAAGGATTGACTCactgcacacagacacacacacacacatgcacacacacacagtttttacCATTGGAAAGTCATTAGCAAGAAGGTTTTTTGAGAGGATGGCATCTGAACTGAGTACTGTGTGcacagttaacaatgcagaatgTAGGTTGTATCAGAGGAAGGTCATTGTCACTAAGAAATGCTGAAAACTTAGTGAATGATATGGTGTGTGGGTATATTTATGAAGGATAGTAATATCAGGTGTGGTTGGAGCACACAtgcccagaggcaggagaggaaagTGGTCAGCAAGGTTATGGAACTGTGTATGATGGCTTGCAAAGTCATGGTGAGTATTTCAGCCGTTGCATTAGAAAGCCATAGTAACCATTTTGTCATTTTCATGATTCACCATATTTTTATAATGTCCTTTTCAAGATATagcaaagcaataaaaagaagtagagggcagaggatgaggagaaaagggaatatCTGAAATTgtgtcctttctttctgtttagaaACATGGAGTGTCCACTTAATGAATACTGGGATTGGCCATTTGTGATACTGATGTTTGTGAAATACCAGCTTGATTTTGTGGTATGTATGAACTAATAATTCTCACAATGCAAACTGTTATGGGTATCTCATTCAATCTGCTGCTTTTCCCAACAAAATGATGTAAGAGGCTTTATTCAGAATTTAATGGATGTTATACACTATGtgaaaagaattattattttctatattctgggAATCTAAATTATTCTGCTTTTAGGGTAGTGAAAAAAGCCCCGTATGATATTATAATTACGAATGCATGTCCTTAACACATCTtcaaatccatagaatgtaccACATGAAGAGTGGACCCTAGGGTTAACTCTGGCCTCTGGTTGCTGATGGTGGGTTATGGTTGGCTCATCAGTTGTGACAAGTGTGCCATTCAGGCAGAAGTGTTGATAATGATAAGGGGTGATATTTTGTGGTGGCAGAGCTATATGGGGACTCTTTGTGCCTTTCTCtcagttttgatttgaatctaacactattctaaaaaaattaaatcttaacaataacaacaaaagcaTAAGGAACAATGACAAAATGATCCTATTAAAGCCAAGGAGAGGTGTGTAATTTTGCTACGCACCCCCCTTCATCCACTCTCAGAGAGACAACTGAGAGTGAGCAATTCTGGTCCTTCTGTGAGAGAGGAAGTGACAGATCTGAAGCCACCACTGATTTGTTTTGTTGGGGCCACAACGAATGTACTTGTATGCTTTCCACTGTTTCTCAGTGCAgcagatacaaagatgaatgttTTCAGTGCAACTCTCACTTCTTAGGAGGTGGGCACTTTATTATAGATAGGCTCAAATTCCAATTGGGCTAAATTTGTATGTCTCCAAATTTTATATCTGACCACAGAAATATATCCAATTTCACATCCTGATTTTCATGGCCTTTGGCTGGAAGGAAAACTTGCTTTTCCATGTTTTTCAACTATGACTTCAGAATTTCCCATATGAAATCTCTAGTTTAGACAGATTTCAATTTTTCAGATTAAGGCTAAATTTTAAGGCAGCTAATTCATTGCCCAGGGAAAGTACAATTTCCGCCATTTTCAATCTTTGTAGAATTCAAAAATTTTGAAGGATATTGACTTTTTATTCTCCAAATGTAAACGTTTGATCCAATTGGGTTAGTTtctgaatcaatcaatcaatcaatcaatcttggaGAGGCTTGGCTTCTGCAGATTCACAAAGATTCATAGGAAATTAAAGGAAGTTGGAGTAACATGGAGCAGATAAGGAATACAGAGTTCGACCTACTGATCTCTTCATAATGTGACTTCTTCTTCCCTTTGCAGATTAGGGTCTTATCAAGGTCACCTTACCTGCAACCAACAAAATGGTGATGAATAGCACTGTGAATGAATTCATTCTGTTTGGCTTGACACAGGAtccaagaaaacagaaagcaataTTTGGCGTCTTCTTGATGCTTTATCTTGCCACACTGTTGGGAAATTTTCTCATTGTAGTGACTATTAAAAGAAGCAGGACCCTTGGGAgtcccatgtacttcttcctatTTTACCTGTCCTTTACTGATGCTTGCCTCTCTACAACCATTATCCCCAGATTGATTGTGGATGCCATTTCTCAGAGGAAGACCATTTCCTACAATGAGTGCATGACTCAGGTCTTTTCAGCCCACTTCTTTGGATGCATGGAAATCTTCGTGCTGATCGTCATGGCTTTTGATCGCTATGTAGCCATTTGTAAGCCCTTGCGATACACAACCATCATGAACAGGCATGTCTGCAGTGTGCTGGTGATTCTGGGTTGGGTGGGATCCTGTATCCACTCTTCGGCACAAATTGTCCTGGCTTTGAGATTGCCTTTCTGTGGTCCCAATGTGATTGATCACTATTTCTGTGACTTGCAGCCCTTGTTGAAACTTGCTTGCATGGACACTTATGTAATAAATTTGCTAGTTGTTTCTAACAGTGGAGCCATATGCACGGTGAGTTTCATAATCCTGCTTATCTCCTATGTTATCATCTTGTACTCTCTGAGAAACTACAGTGCAGAAGGAAGGCGAAAAGCCCTTTCAACCTGCACCTCCCATTTTATTGTGGTTGTCCTATTTTTTGGCccatgtatattcatatatacacgTCCGGCAACCACATTTCCAGTAGACAAGGTGGTGGCTGTGTTTTATACCATTGGGGCACCCTTGCTCAACCCTCTGATCTATACACTGAGGAATGCAGAAGtgaaaaatgccatgaaaaaGTTATGGTGTAACAAAGTGTGATTTATGTTGATACGTGATATTCAGGGATCCTAATGTATACTTCCTTAACACCTTGGTTTTGCTTCatgaacagaaaagataaaatattccttttgggATGAAAAACCAATTAAGTAATTTTAAccatactattttttatatttattttcatattaataaatatatagactCTTTATTCTGAACGGATTGCTCAGAAGAAGGTTACTTATATAGTCCAAAACCATTTTGAGCAAATTATCCTGGCCCTTAGTTGAGTGGTATTGGCATCTGGTCATATTCACATGATAATTTAGTTTCCTGGACCAATttgtcttcagaaaaaaaaaatgtactaattAGTGACAGAATGATTGTGTGTGTGAACACACACCAATTCTTTCCTTAAATTGTATTGTAGTTTTTATGAATGTGGTCATAAGAGCTAACCCGTATGGAACTGGAACTTAGAGAGTGTAGGTGACCGTCTTGACGACCTGGGATTTGGAGATGGCTTTCTAAGAGAATTCTGCTCTGGAATCTGTGCCTGACGTTGCCTCACTGGGGAATCCACACGGAGGGATCTTCAACTTCCAAGAAAAGCTTGATATCTCACTGAAAACCTGTACTGTGTCTGGAGAACTTCTCAAAGTTCTGTGAGTGGTGTAAGAAGGAAAGTCTAATACTTGACTGTGATGGGTGGTATCAGCCAGTCAGCTGCCATAGGCAAGGTCCTTCCCATTGCTCTTCacgagggagagggaagagggagtgaGAGGGGTTGGCATCAGAAatatgaagaaggaaataaacagaagGGAGGCTAAATTGGAGAAGGAGTCTAAAGAACAACACATGTTGAAGAgtaagaaacaggaaagaaaagtgggaacttttcttatattttgagaattaattCCAGGTATATGAGCACAcagggaaaaaattaagtttcCTAGGATCTTTATATCATTGAATTAGTCTAGGTTAACTTCCTTGACTGCCATGTTTTTTCAGgtattaagaaaaaatacttttttcgtTGACAGGTGGTGTGTCCTTAGCgtccaaaaaattaaaatccagatTCTTTGGGTGAACCCAGGATTGGAAAGACTCTTTTAGTGCTTTTTAAttatggtcttttgtttttatatgagaatgttttaaaatacatattttcaccTTTGAAGATTACCCAACTGATATGTATAATACacacctgccaccaccaccaccgcatCGTAATCTATAATCAAGCACTGTCATGTGATGTTCTTTCAGTACCTGAATTTATAAATCCCATCAAATTGGCACCAGGAAGTATTACTTTAATTGATGTAAGCTAAtgagaaaagaatacaatgaattTCATAAGTATGTGAGAAGTTTCTGCCAATATTATCATGTCTCACCAAAGATGCTTAGTATTCTTATATAGGAGGTGGTGCTGGACTAGTTATTTAAGTCCCAAAGAGGACATTTATCAGGTAACAAATGAGGACATTAGAGAAATATTTGTTTGCACTCACAGAAAAGATACATTTTCTTGAACAAATTGGTATAATTAAACCGTATCTGCCAATGGGGAATACTTCAAAGTGAATTGGGTGGGGATTGACATGAGGAAGTAGTCATGAGGAAAGGGGACAAGGAATCACTCCAAGTattggaagaggagaaaggaaaggaagtctGAAAATCAATCCTTGAGtgttcagggggaaaaaagagaaaattaattcattcaagaTCCAAGAGAGCTCTTAGAAAACCATTTTGTGATGTCAAGGGTGAGGGGAGCCTTTTGCCATTCTCCTCACCTCTACAAGGGGTTGGAGGTCTCTTGGTCAGCCTGAGTCTGTCCTAGCACTCACCTGATCTGTCTCCTTTTTGTAAGGGGTCCCAGGAGTATGTTGCCAGTCATCCAAAACTGAATACGATGTTTCCAGTGTTTTGTGCAGCATCTAGGTACTTTCAGCAAAGGGAGAGTTCAGTGACTGCATTACGTCCAGATATTTAAAacactacattttctttgaatctggtttgtttttatattattaaaaataattatgagttATGAATAAAAGAAACGAGTACACTTTCCCTGCATCCCAGCTCCCATGTCCCCATTCCTGCTGTAACTcgatttaaaatgtatttttatcttattctgCATCCTTTCCCCCTGTTTTTAATGTCTCCCATACACATCAACTCCTGTTGAGAATgctttttat
This is a stretch of genomic DNA from Canis aureus isolate CA01 chromosome 21, VMU_Caureus_v.1.0, whole genome shotgun sequence. It encodes these proteins:
- the LOC144293275 gene encoding olfactory receptor 4C11-like; its protein translation is MVMNSTVNEFILFGLTQDPRKQKAIFGVFLMLYLATLLGNFLIVVTIKRSRTLGSPMYFFLFYLSFTDACLSTTIIPRLIVDAISQRKTISYNECMTQVFSAHFFGCMEIFVLIVMAFDRYVAICKPLRYTTIMNRHVCSVLVILGWVGSCIHSSAQIVLALRLPFCGPNVIDHYFCDLQPLLKLACMDTYVINLLVVSNSGAICTVSFIILLISYVIILYSLRNYSAEGRRKALSTCTSHFIVVVLFFGPCIFIYTRPATTFPVDKVVAVFYTIGAPLLNPLIYTLRNAEVKNAMKKLWCNKV